The sequence below is a genomic window from Humulus lupulus chromosome 3, drHumLupu1.1, whole genome shotgun sequence.
taattcaaatatgattattataataatatttaatacaagactagatatttaatatttatatcaatataaatttaaatattataaaatatcattataataatatataatacatttaattttgattaaaaaaaattatcatttatctttaaaaaagttatcataatatatataaatatattttaaaaaattataaatagtttttggtttaatttttcattaatatatgttgacgccgtttttcgtcaacttaaatcgtagagcaattaaacaatgttTACTATGAGGCGAATGAATAATAAAGAAAgacaagagggtttttacgtggttcagcaattaactctgcctagtccacgagtctgtattattaatgCTTAaatatttctggaaattcttcagagatgaattacccagagcttattCTCCAGCCCAAAGAAATCGATCATTTACAAGTGATCCTTCCTcatctatttatagggaaggttacaaagttcattcccacatatttctggaagatattctgtatattaatttaaataatgacattaaatacaATATCTCCTACATATATGGAAACATCCCATAAGAATTGGGAATGAATaacagactaaataatatcccttaaatgttgggattatacaacaataaatatgttcatacataacggactatcccagatgactcatcgggtcttcgagatcaACGATCGACCCTGTGGCTGTTGAGACTTATGGTATTGCTACGAGCTTGCCATCCTACTTCAGGTAATGCTCGGAGTAGATTGACACTATCGAAGCCATCATACTCGAgcctgcacttcccaagctcggactgttTAATCCGAAGGCAATCGATAACGGATCTATCCCAATGTCATGTCATTTCGAATTTAGAAAGCATCCTGCGGTTACACATCTTCAAGGTCGTTATTTTACTTCGGAGATCTTACAGTtggaccatacaatgttttcatacatttcgagctcacacctgacgagtccaattttcgaggtcataacctctggtctcgaaatctgggtgtaataaTATGTTTTATGTCATTCTAttgtatataatattgtttatttatttaaaatttatataacatcgatacaaatttaataaatataaataataaattttataaataaaactaaacaaacttgTATTGCATATTACTTATATCTAgtatgaatatttatatatataagtgaTGAACCATGAAAAATATAAAgcaaaaaaagaaactaaaatattgtgtaagtaaaaaaatttaaaaagtaaTAACCAAACCATaagaaattaagaaaaatgttatcTAAAAAAAAGACATTAAGGAAAATGTAAAGTATGAGATATGGTAATTACAAAACGACAGCAATAAAAATTAAGAAACCAAAAATTTGAATGATGGATTAAACGACAACACAAAAATGTCGTTTTTCGAAGCGTCGCCCATCACTTGGCGCCAAACCCTGCCACTTAACCGGCACTCGTGAAACTGCTTTTAAACCGCTGCCTTGTCTTTCTTTTGAAACTTTCTCATTTACTCCTTTCATGAAAATCTGGTAAAATCGTCAACAAAATTCACAGGTACAGAttctttgtaatttaatttctttttaatgaTTTACTATTTAGTTATGTTTCTGTGAAATcgatttattgttattattattatgaaggAATTTCAGTTTGGCCAATGGTTTTGATTTGCATGAAGAAACAATAGTGATATAAGAAAGGATCTGCCAGTTTTACTAGTGTTAAATTCTATTTTCATTTTTTAAGCTATACAAACCATATAACATGATTTACTGGACAATTTACAATTTTGTATGACTGTTTGTCTCTACTCTAGCAGAAGAATTATGGCTTTTTCATGGCGTTGCAGTGAATCTCAACGCTTCAGCAAAGTAGCCTGTAACATTGCCCTCGTTGGGCTTGTGGGAGGCCTATCAACAGTCTTTCTAATATGTATAATTTCATTCAGCAACTACGTCGACTCAAAAACTGGCCCACAAACAGAGCCTCTTCTCCTCTATTTGGATTCATTCTCTGTCTCAAACTTCCATATTTTCAGGTCGTCTTTTTCGGCCCAATGGCAGGCCCAATTAACATTCCAGAACCGAAACGACAACTTGAAAATCGTTTTTCGTGGTTTCAAGATATTCGTGCACCGCAAAGACAGCGAAGCTCTAACGTGCGCCGTGGTGGAGGATATGGAGATCGATTCGAAGAAACATAAAACGGTGCGTATCGGGTTTGATACTAGAAGATCGTGTGGTTTAGAGAACGCTGTGAATCAGAATGAGGTAGTGAAAGAGTTGGAGGAAGATGTTAAGAGCAGTTCACTTGGTTTCAGTTTGAGGATGAAGATACCTGCGTTTTATCGTATGAGGTTGCTTGGACTTGGAACGACTGTCGTTTTGAGTCCTTTTTGTCCTGATTTGAAAGTTGTGTTTGTGGCTGTCAAAGGCGTAGGGAACATGGTTGGCGGCAGGAATTGCTCAATTCCTGCGCCTAAGCTATAGATTtagcaattttattttattaaagattaAATTTTATCAACAAAGACATGTTTttgcttttttttcttcttttttttttttgaatttttgttcatgATTTGTCAttgtataaataaatataaaaacgcaaaaaagaaaatataagtttATCAAAACAGTAGAGACATTTTATATATACaaaattctataaaaaaaaaagctgGCTCAATACtttctttttttaaattaaatactttgaaaacatttataaaattaaattattttaaaaagttaaatatttaaaaagcaATTAATTTATGCTATTTTCTCAACTTTTTATGTTTGAattcatattttttaatatttacatatatTTATTAAGAAAATTATCAATTTAAACCATGTATTTTTACTGAATACACGATCGTTCCCTGtattttattaaatgacaattcagacctcGTATTTTACAAAATGAATTAAAATAGTACTATAGACTTGattttggttaaaatattttttaatataatattttattctcAACTCCTCAACCACATTCTCCACTAATATGAACTCATCTCATCTCCAATAACCTaataattgatcttataattgaaaatattttaacaaaaaatcGGCTCTAGAGTACTATTTTGTAAAACTCATGGACTGACAACATattcgggaaaaacatggaagtcaaaatagtatttttcctatttttttgAGCAATCCTATTTATTATTAGTTATATTGATaaatacttaaaaataaataaaccacgACGAAAAATAAACCACatgtaaatttaaatttaaactaataaAAGAAAATTGAAGCTAATAAGAACTTTagagattaattttttttaaaaaaaaatcatttatatgGAATTATAGAGAAAATATAGAATATACAAATTGCATAAAACTTAATAGTACATATTTGTTTTTCTGTATATTTTTAtagttttaactaaaataatggGTATAATTTAAAGTGAGACataaattgtttatttatttttaaaagatatttatttgttaaaattttatatttatatatattacataCAATATAAACCATTATCAAATATTATCTAAAAATATCAAGGGACCATTTGGTTTGCAGGAATCTGAAAATGAAAATGAGAATCTAGCACTTTCATATGCTTGGTATTGGGTTTGAATTTTTCTAACCCGGGAAACTGTACTCCATTggttttaacttttttttattcTAGGTTTAAGTGAAACTCACCTAACATGTGGTTTTTAGAGACCCAGAAATGTGAAATACttcaaatttattattatta
It includes:
- the LOC133821606 gene encoding uncharacterized protein LOC133821606; the protein is MAFSWRCSESQRFSKVACNIALVGLVGGLSTVFLICIISFSNYVDSKTGPQTEPLLLYLDSFSVSNFHIFRSSFSAQWQAQLTFQNRNDNLKIVFRGFKIFVHRKDSEALTCAVVEDMEIDSKKHKTVRIGFDTRRSCGLENAVNQNEVVKELEEDVKSSSLGFSLRMKIPAFYRMRLLGLGTTVVLSPFCPDLKVVFVAVKGVGNMVGGRNCSIPAPKL